A section of the Telopea speciosissima isolate NSW1024214 ecotype Mountain lineage chromosome 3, Tspe_v1, whole genome shotgun sequence genome encodes:
- the LOC122654725 gene encoding regulator of G-protein signaling 1-like, producing MADCAVDGGCPSDYIAIAISVLALIMLLTRSILPLLVHKVPRTKGSGFWLLIIQIFASFNLVLSIVFTFSFLKLNRRHWWQSCYIWAVWFQGPIGFGLLISCRIVQAYQLYHIFVRRHLPPIRSRILLPVILLPWIAGAAFFHTRKSLNPQCHIRGYWIILVVSLDILYVTILVGITWALHHIEFRFHEFKDLLQGIIVSTGAIGIWVAAYILNEVREDTPSLQVASRFLLLLTASILVLAFFSMSISQPLLSQVSLRRREPQEFETMGWALGIPDSGLLQKGPTPELDLNEPLEKLLLNRRFRQSFMAFANSCLAGESVHFYDEVHELGKIPVNDSVTRVYMARHIIEKYIDAGVAMEVNISHRTKQEILGTSDLAHPDLFSGAINELVQLMKMNLVKDYWSSVFFMKFKEESPTKSEEDQEHMEQVIGWDSSSRISSVHGADDPFRLGHSSNGSGC from the exons ATGGCCGACTGTGCTGTTGACGGAGGTTGTCCAAGCGATTACATCGCTATTGCCATCTCCGTTCTCGCTTTGATCAT GCTCCTTACTCGCTCAATTTTACCTCTTCTGGTTCACAAGGTTCCTCGTACAAAAGGCAGTGGCTTCTGGCTCCTGATAATTCAAATATTTGCCAGCTTCAATTTGGTATTGTCAATAGTG TTTACCTTCAGTTTCCTCAAGTTAAATAGAAGGCATTGGTGGCAGTCTTGCTATATTTGGGCAG TTTGGTTCCAAGGTCCAATAGGATTTGGTCTGCTGATTAGCTGTCGCATAGTCCAAGCTTACCAACTCTACCACATTTTTGTCAG GCGGCATTTACCACCAATTAGATCACGTATCTTACTTCCGGTGATTCTCTTGCCATGGATTGCTGGTGCTGCAT TTTTTCATACAAGGAAGTCTCTGAACCCTCAATGCCACATACGGGGTTATTGGATCATCCTAGTCGTAAGCCTGGACATATTGTATGTCACCATTTTGGTGGGAATTACATGGGCTCTTCATCATATTGAGTTCAGGTTCCATGAATTCAAAGACCTCCTGCAGGGAATAATTGTCTCCACAGGCGCCATAG GAATATGGGTCGCTGCTTACATTCTGAATGAAGTCCGAGAAGATACCCCATCGCTTCAAGTAGCCTCCAGATTTCTGCTACTACTGACA GCAAGTATTCTGGTACTTGCTTTCTTCTCAATGTCTATCTCTCAACCTTTGCTTTCACAAGTGAGCTTGCGGAGAAGGGAGCCACAGGAGTTTGAAACAATGGGTTGGGCTTTAGGCATACCAGATAGTGGCCTACTACAGAAGGGACCAACACCAGAATTAGATCTTAATGAACCACTGGAGAAGCTTCTTCTGAACAGACGGTTTCGTCAATCATTCATGGCTTTTGCTAACag TTGTTTGGCTGGGGAAAGTGTACATTTCTATGATGAAGTGCATGAGCTTGGTAAAATACCTGTTAATGACTCTGTAACAAGGGTCTACATGGCACGACACATtattgagaaatacatagatgCCG GTGTAGCAATGGAAGTGAACATATCACATCGAACGAAGCAAGAGATTCTGGGTACTTCTGATCTGGCTCACCCGGATCTCTTTAGTGGTGCAATAAATGAGCTGGTGCAGCTGATGAAAATG AACTTGGTGAAAGATTATTGGTCATCTGTGTTCTTCATGAAGTTCAAAGAAGAATCTCCAACAAAATCAGAAGAAGACCAAGAGCACATGGAGCAAGTGATTGGGTGGGACAGCTCTTCTAGGATTAGCTCTGTTCATGGTGCTGATGATCCTTTTCGACTAGGACATTCCTCAAATGGTTCTGGTTGCTAG